The Seleniivibrio woodruffii genome window below encodes:
- the fsa gene encoding fructose-6-phosphate aldolase: protein MKLFLDTANISEIKEVKDLGILDGVTTNPSLIAKEKRDFKKTVAEICEIVCGPVSAEVIALDWENMVKEGRELAEISEHIVVKVPFTKDGLKATSILAGEGIPVNVTLIFSANQALLACKAGAAYISPFAGRLDDIGHDGIDVVSQCQQLVETYGFETEVIAASIRSTAHMFQLQEVGVDIATIPYSVVTQMMKHPLTDIGIEKFLKDWESAVK, encoded by the coding sequence ATGAAACTGTTTCTTGATACGGCAAACATCAGCGAGATCAAAGAGGTTAAAGACCTCGGAATCCTTGACGGCGTGACCACCAACCCTTCGCTCATTGCAAAGGAAAAAAGAGATTTTAAAAAGACCGTGGCAGAGATCTGCGAAATCGTGTGCGGACCTGTCAGTGCGGAAGTTATCGCACTGGACTGGGAAAACATGGTGAAAGAGGGCAGAGAACTGGCGGAGATCAGCGAGCATATCGTTGTTAAGGTTCCTTTCACAAAAGACGGCCTGAAAGCCACCAGCATTCTGGCAGGCGAGGGAATCCCCGTTAACGTAACACTTATCTTTTCGGCAAATCAGGCTCTTCTGGCCTGCAAAGCCGGAGCGGCATACATCAGCCCCTTTGCGGGCAGACTGGACGACATAGGCCACGACGGTATCGATGTTGTCAGCCAGTGCCAGCAGCTTGTGGAGACCTACGGATTTGAAACCGAGGTTATCGCCGCAAGCATCAGAAGCACAGCGCACATGTTCCAGCTTCAGGAAGTCGGCGTGGATATCGCCACTATTCCTTATTCCGTTGTTACGCAGATGATGAAACATCCGCTGACGGATATAGGTATAGAGAAGTTCCTGAAAGACTGGGAATCCGCAGTCAAATAA